The proteins below are encoded in one region of Manis javanica isolate MJ-LG chromosome 8, MJ_LKY, whole genome shotgun sequence:
- the LOC108389538 gene encoding olfactory receptor 4K5, whose product MDKVNSSVVSEFVLLGLSSSQELQLFFFVFFSVLYVVIVLGNLLIIITVTSDNSLHSPMYFLLGNLSLVDICQASFATPKMIADFLSEHKTISFSGCIAQIFFIHLFTGGEMVLLVSMAYDRYVAICKPLHYVVIMSRRMCTILVMISWTVGLVHTLSQLSFTVNLPFCGPNVVDSFFCDLPRLTKLACLDSYIIEILIVVNSGILSLSTFSFLVGSYIIILVTVWFKSSTAMAKAFSTLAAHITVVMLFFGPCIFIYVWPFTTYPVDKILAIFYTIFTPILNPIIYTLRNRDMKAAMRKIVTYYLRPKKISEMPLVVRNSLY is encoded by the coding sequence ATGGATAAGGTCAATTCTTCAGTCGTGTCTGAGTTTGTGTTGCTGGGACTCTCTAGTTCTCAGGAActccagcttttcttttttgttttcttctcagtaTTGTATGTGGTCATTGTGCTGGGAAACCTTCTCATCATCATTACAGTGACTTCTGATAACAGCCTGCACTCCCCCATGTACTTTCTCCTGGGAAACCTCTCCTTGGTGGACATCTGTCAGGCTTCTTTCGCCACCCCTAAGATGATTGCAGATTTTCTGAGTGAACACAAGACCATCTCCTTCAGTGGCTGCATAGCCCAGATTTTTTTCATTCACCTTTTTACTGGAGGAGAGATGGTGTTACTTGTCTCCATGGCCTATGACAGATATGTAGCCATATGCAAACCCCTACACTATGTAGTCATCATGAGCCGAAGGATGTGCACAATCCTGGTTATGATCTCCTGGACTGTGGGCTTGGTGCACACATTAAGCCAGTTATCTTTTACCGTGAACCTGCCGTTTTGCGGACCTAATGTAGTAGACAGCTTTTTTTGTGACCTTCCTCGACTGACCAAACTTGCCTGCCTGGACTCTTACATCATTGAAATACTAATTGTAGTCAACAGTGGAATTCTTTCCCTAAGcactttctctttcttggttGGCTCTTACATCATTATTCTTGTCACTGTCTGGTTTAAGTCATCCACTGCAATGGCCAAGGCGTTTTCTACACTGGCTGCCCATATCACTGTAGTAATGTTATTCTTTGGACCTTGCATCTTCATCTATGTGTGGCCCTTTACCACTTACCCTGTGGATAAAATTCTTGCTATATTTTACACCATTTTCACCCCCATTCTAAACCCCATTATTTACACACTGAGGAACAGGGATATGAAGGCTGCCATGAGGAAGATTGTGACTTATTACCTGAGGCCCAAGAAAATTTCTGAAATGCCACTAGTAGTGAGGAATTCCctttattaa